Proteins from one Carassius auratus strain Wakin linkage group LG28B, ASM336829v1, whole genome shotgun sequence genomic window:
- the LOC113067870 gene encoding nuclear factor 7, brain-like: MASLNVSAEELSCPVCCEIFKDPVVLSCSHSFCKDCLQQFWKTKETQECPLCRRRSSRDEHPCNLVLKNLCESFTEERNERISSGSEEMCSLHGEKLKLFCLEDKQPLCLVCRDSQKYINHTFRPINEIVSSYKEELNTALKTLQEKLTHREKMKKECVKTVQHIKSQAEHTERQIKLQFEKLHQFLRDEEDATITALREEEEQKKQMMKEKLEEINRHISALSQTIKDTEERMRASDVCFLKEFPVSMERVQISSEPDPQTPSGALINVPRYLGNLSFRVWKKMQDIVQYRPVILDPNTANPDLIVSDDLTCARHSWKKQPLPDNPERFDHYSCVLGSEGFSSGTHCWDVEIKKSKCWNLGVTTASNQRKGRDFFSADVWCVWYGLFEPSGFPLEQDLERVRVDLDYERGTVSFSDPVTNTHLHTFTTTFTDTVFPFFRCYRFSPLRILPL, translated from the exons ATGGCTTCATTAAATGTATCTGCAGAAGAGCTTTCTTGTCCCGTGTGCTGTGAAATCTTCAAGGATCCTGTTGTTTTATCCTGTAGTCACAGTTTCTGTAAAGACTGTCTTCAACAGTTTTGGAAAACCAAGGAAACTCAGGAGTGTCCTCTCTGCAGGAGAAGATCCTCGAGAGATGAACATCCATGTAATCTAGTGCTAAAAAACTTGTGTGAGTCATTCACGGAGGAGAGAAATGAGAGGATTTCATCAGGATCTGAGGAGATGTGTAGTTTACACGGAGAGAAACTCAAACTcttctgtctggaggacaaaCAGCCGTTGTGTTTAGTGTGTAGAGATTCACAGAAATACATCAATCACACGTTCAGGCCCATTAATGAAATCGTTTCTTCTTACAAG GAGGAGCTCAATACAGCACTGAAGACCTTACAAGAGaaactgacacacagagagaagaTGAAAAAAGAGTGTGTGAAAACAGTTCAACACATCAAG TCTCAAGCTGAGCATACAGAGCGTCAGATTAAACTGCAGTTTGAGAAGCTTCATCAGTTTCTCAGAGACGAAGAAGACGCTACAATCACTGCGCtgagggaggaagaggagcagaagaagcagatgatgaaggagaagctggaggagATCAACAGACACATCTCAGCTCTTTCACAGACAATCAAAGACACGGAGGAGAGGATGAGAGCCAGTGATGTCTGCTTTCTAAAG gagtTTCCAGTCTCAATGGAAAG AGTCCAGATCTCATCAGAGCCGGATCCACAGACACCTTCTGGAGCCTTGATTAATGTGCCACGATATTTGGGAAACCTGTCcttcagagtctggaagaagatgcAGGACATCGTCCAATACA GACCTGTGATTCTGGATCCTAACACTGCAAATCCAGATCTTATCGTGTCTGATGATCTGACCTGTGCAAGACACAGCTGGAAGAAACAACCTCTTCCTGataatccagagagatttgaCCATTATTCTTGTGTTCTGGGTTCAGAGGGGTTTAGCTCAGGAACACACTGCTGGGACGTGGagattaaaaaaagcaaatgcTGGAATCTTGGAGTAACTACAGCATCAAACCAGAGGAAGGGACGTGATTTCTTTAGCGCTGATGTCTGGTGTGTGTGGTATGGATTATTTGAACCATCAGGTTTTCCTCTTGAACAGGATCTTGAGCGTGTGAGAGTGGATCTGGACTATGAGAGAGGAACTGTGTCCTTCTCTGATCCTGTGActaacacacatctacacacattcacaaccaCCTTCACTGACACGGTCTTTCCATTCTTCCGTtgttataggttttcccctctgaGGATCTTACCATTATAG